The following DNA comes from Occultella kanbiaonis.
CCAGACGCCGTACGGTTCGCGCACCCGCAGGGCGTGCTCGCGGCACCGTTGAATCACAGGGCAGGCGGCGCAGACGGCCTTGGCGCCCGCATCCCTGCGGCGCCTCGACGACCCTCGCTCGCCCTCGGGATGGAAGAACTGCTCGGTTCCGATGTCCCGGCAGGCCCCCTCGTATTGCCATTCCCAGAGGTCCATCACTGGCCCGGGAAGCCGCGATAACTCAGCCACGGTGTGTCCTTCCGTTGAAGCGTTTGATCGTTCATGTCCAATGCGAACCAACGTACAACCGCTTCAGAGGTTATTCAAGCCCTCTCCAGAACTGACTCATCCTGCGTGGCAAAAGTTGTTCGATCCCATCCGTCCGCTTACCCTCGAGGAAGCGGTCGATCCCCGGCCGAACCAGAGGAAGGAGCGCCGGTGGTGGCGGCCCGTTCACGAACCGATGCTCCGAGTGCCGACGACGGGATCCGCCTGACGGTCGCCGCGGTCGCAGCGCGCCTGGGCGTCGCCGCACCGACGCTGCGGACCTGGGACCGGCGCTACGGCCTCGGCCCGTCCGGGCACACCGCGGGCAGTCACCGGCGGTACAACGCCAGCGACATCAGCAGGCTGGAGACGATGCGGCGGCTGACCCTGGAAGGAATGGCTCCCGCGGACGCCGCGCGGCTCGCCACCCGCGGTGGACTGTCCGCGGTCGAGTCGGCCTTCGGGGTGCGGGACGGGAGCGGCCCGCAGGGGCGCCGGGCCGCGCCGGAGGCGGATCGGCTTCCCGGCTCGGACCTCGACGACGGACCGACCCTCGAGATCGTCGACCCGCTCTCACTTGCTGCCGCCGCCGTCGAGTCCGACGAGGGCCGGGTGCGGCGCCTGGTTCGCAGAGCAGTTTTCGGTACCTCCATCCTCGGGGCATGGCGCACCCTCGTTCTGCCGGCCCTCGAACTCCTGGCCGGACGCGACCACGCCGACCGGCCCGGACACGATCCCGAGTTCGTGCTGCGCGCGGCAATGCTGGCCGCGGTCCGCGAGTTCGGAAGCACGACGAGCGGCTCGAGCGGCGACGTGCTGATCCTCGCCGAGACCGCCATGCACGTGGAGGCGCACGTCCTGGCCGGCGAGCTCAGCCACCGCGGGTTGCCCACCCGGGTCGTCCGTCCGCGCTCCCGGTCGGTCGCCGACGCGGTCGCGGTGGTGCCAGCGCGGCATGCGCATGGTCGTGCTCCTCGGCGAACCCGACGGCGCGGGCGAGGTCGCCGCCGACGTGACCGCCTCGGGGGAGTACGTCTTCGTGATCGCCCACAGCCGCACCACGGCCGATCTCCCGGACGTGCACCGGGCCCGCACCCTGGCCGGTGCGGTCCACGAGATCGAGAGGCCTCCTGAGCGAGGCACCTCACACCGGGAAGCAGGCCGAGGACGGTTAGACTCGTGGAGTGACTGAGCCTCTCGCCGTATCCACCGCCTCAGACCCGTTCGGCTTCGTCGGCCTCACCTACGACGACGTGCTCCTCCTGCCGGGAGAGACGGATGTCATCCCGAGCGATGCGGTCACCAGGACCCGCCTGACCCGTGGGATCGAGCTGGCCATCCCGCTCGTCTCTGCGGCCATGGACACCGTCACCGAAGCGCGGATGGCGATCGCCATGGCGCGTCAGGGCGGCATCGGGATCCTGCACCGCAACCTGCCGATCGATGCCCAGGCGGCGCAGGTGGACCTGGTCAAGAGGTCCGAGTCGGGCATGGTCACCAACCCGCTCACGATCGGGCCGGACGCCAGTCTCGCGGAGATGGACGCGCTCTGCGGCAAGTACCGGGTCTCCGGTCTGCCCGTCGTGGACGAGGCCGGCGTGCTGCTCGGCATCATCACGAACCGGGACATCCGCTTCGTCGAGTCGGCCGCGTTCGCCGGCACCCCGGTGCGCGAGGCGATGACGCCGATGCCTCTGGTCACCGGACACGTCGGGATCTCCTCGGACGACGCGGTCGCCCTGCTCGGCAAGCACAAGATCGAGAAGCTGCCGCTGGTCGACGACGCCGGGGTGTTGCAGGGCCTGATCACCGTGAAGGACTTCGTCAAGTCCGAGCAGTACCCGCTCGCCACCAAGGACGCGGAGGGCCGCCTGATGGTCGGTGCCGCGGTCGGGTTCTTCGGGGACGCCTGGGAGCGGGTCCTCGCGCTGGTCGAGGCAGGTGTCGACGTGCTCGTGGTGGACACCGCGAACGGGCACGCCCGCCTCATGCTGGACATGGTCCGCAGGCTCAAGTCGGACCCGGCCACCGCACACGTCCAGGTGATCGGCGGCAACGTCGCCACCCGGGAGGGTGCCCAGGCGCTCGTCGACGCGGGCGTCGACGCCGTGAAGGTCGGCGTCGGCCCGGGCTCGATCTGCACCACCCGGGTGGTCGCCGGTGTCGGTGTGCCGCAGGTGACGGCCATCTATCAGGCCTCCCTCGCGTGCAAGCCGGCCGGGGTCCCGGTGATCGGCGACGGCGGTCTGCAGTTCTCGGGGGACATCGCCAAGGCGTTGGTCGCCGGGGCGGACAGCGTGATGATCGGTGGGCTGCTCGCCGGCTGCGACGAGTCCCCGGGCGACCTGGTGTTCGTGAACGGCAAGCAGTACAAGCGCTACCGGGGGATGGCGTCGCTCGGTGCGATGCAGTCCCGCGGGGACCGGCGGTCCTTCTCCAAGGACCGCTACTTCCAGGGCGACGTCTCCGACGATGACGTCATCACCGAGGGCATCGAGGGTCAGGTGCCCTACCGCGGCCCGCTGGCTCAGGTGGCGCACCAGCTGACCGGGGGGCTGCACCAGTCGATGTTCTACGTCGGCGCACGCACCATCCCCGAGCTGCAGGCACGGGGGAAGTTCGTGCGGATCACGTCAGCGGGGCTGAAGGAGTCGCACCCGCACGACGTGCAGATGGTTGCCGAGGCACCGAACTACTACACCAGCAACTGACGCGCGGCGACGTACCGCCCGCCCGGTGACATGGTCACAGGGCACGGGGACATGAGTGAGGGCGGCGAGTTCCTCGGCATCGCCCCGCCCGCCGACCTGCGCCGACGCTGGCGCAACTGGTTCGCGCCGGCCCGCCAGCCGTTCCGGCTGGATCGGGTCGATGCGCGCATCCTGCCGCCGGACGCCCCGCTCGAACTCAGACCCGGACCGGAGATCAGGGACACGTTTCACCTCTACGACGGCGACTGGGTCTGGCTGACGCAGGACGAGTACACCTCGCTGGCACTCGCGACCCGGCGCGCGCTCCTGTTCGGACGCGAGGCCCTGGGGAGGCTCGGCGACCAGACACCAGTTGTGCGCGATGCGGTCGGGGCTGAGCGGACCGACTCGCGCATCGTCTGGTGGCCGTCCCTGCTCCGGGTGGCGGGATATGCACCGATCCTTCGCTACATCGAGGAAGAGGTTGCCCCGAGCCGGCACGGCGATGTGCTCGAGGCCACCTGGCTCCGCGCACGGGATGTCCTGCCTCGGGCCCGAGATCTGGCGGGGACGTTCGCGCCAGGTTCGGGACCGAACTGTTTCGGCACCGTGATGGCGGCGGCCGGCGTGCCCGGTGCCGAGCACGAGTGGATGTTCCAGGATCCGTTCGAGCAGTGGCTCACGGCGCACACCGTGCCCGTTGCCGGCGCCGGGTGGGATGCCGAGCCGGGGATCGTGCTGGTCTGGCGTGATCGCGACGGCCTCGCCGGCCACGCCGCCGTCAGCATCGGGAGCGGAATGGCCCTGTCCAAGCCCTCCCAGTCCTGGTCCAGCCCTCGGGTCATCTGGACGGTGCGGGAGACGATCCGCGCGGCCCGCCACCCGGGACTGACCCTGAGCCGCCGCCGAATACGCTAGGCGACGCCGCGTACTCGCCGATCGTTGCCCGATGACGGGCGGGCTTCGGCCGGAAGGGATTCTGGGACCGTGCACAGCGGCCACTCCACCGTGATCGCACCCTGCAGACCCCGCCCGGCACGGTCGGCGTTGAAGTCCTCGGCCCAGGACCTATGCTGCTCGGTCTGCCAGCGTTGCAGTTCCGGGAGGGTGCGGGTCGCCAGCTCGGGGTGACGCCTGGCCTGCTCCGCGAGCACGTCCAGGGTGGCGGCCACATCGACGTCGGCGGTGTGCAGTTCGCCCTGCTCCTGCACGCCGTAGTGCCCACAGAGGTCGATGAGCTTGCGTTTGCCGAGACGATGCCGCTCGAGCCCGCGGTCCAGCACCAGCGGGTCGAGAACCGGCGCGAGCGGACTGCCCAGGCGCTCTCCGATCGTCGCCAGGCCGTGCCGTTCGAGTTCCCGCTCGATGATGGTCAGGTCGAACGAGGCGTTGAAGGCCACCACGGGTACCCCGTGTCGGAACGCGGCGACGAGCTCGGCCGAGATCTGCGCCAGCGCCGCCGCGGGAGCCATGCCGTGTGCGCGCGCGTACGCCGTGGAGATCCCGTGGATCGCCGCCGCCTCCTCGGGAATCTCCACCCCTGGATCGATCAGCCACGTGCGCTGCTCGGTGCCACCCGGTCCGCGACCGACCAGCGCAGCGCTGACGATCCGGTCCTTGAAGGGGTTCACACCGGTGGTCTCGGTGTCGAAGCCGAGGAACGGCCCGTCGATCCACGTGCGCCCTCGCATGGTGGGCGCTGGGTCCTTCGGCCTCGTGGTCATCGATGTGCTCCTCGCGATCTGATGACGAGACTGCCACGGCCCGCCGACATCGTCGACGAGGCTCGCACGAGAGGCGCTGGAGTGCCCGGGTGGCCTCGCGTCCGGCGGAGGGGATCCGTCCGGAACGAGTAGCCTGCTGGGTGTGAGCAACGAGATCGAGATCGGCCGAGGCAAGCGGGGACGCCGTGCCTATTCCTTCGACGACATCGCGGTGGTGCCGTCCCGGCGCACCCGTGACCCGGAGGAGGTCTCGGTCTCCTGGCAGATCGATGCCTATCAGGTCGAGCTCCCGGTGCTCGCGGCGCCGATGGACTCCGTGATGAGCCCGGCGACCGCGATCGGGCTCGGGCAGCTCGGCGGGGTCGGGGTGCTCGACCTGGAGGGCTTGTGGACCCGGTACGAGGACCCGGAGCCGTTGCTCGCCGAGATCGCGGAGCTGCCGGTGGACGGAGCGACCGGGCGGATGCAGGAGCTGTACTCGGCCCCGATCATCCCCGAACTGATCACCGGCCGGCTCAAGGAGATCCGTGCGGCGGGAGTCACCGTCGCCGGCGCGCTCTCCCCGCAGCGCACCCAGGAGCACTGGCGCACGGTCGTCGACGCGGGCGTCGACCTGTTCGTGATCCGGGGCACCACCGTCTCCGCCGAACACGTCTCCGGCAACGCGGAGCCACTGAACCTCAAGCGATTCATCTACGAGCTGGACGTGCCCGTCGTCGTCGGCGGCGCGTCCACCTACACGGCCGCGCTGCACCTGATGCGCACCGGTGCCGCGGGCGTGCTCGTCGGCTTCGGGGGCGGGGCAGCGCACACCACCCGGCAGACCCTCGGCATCCATGCGCCGATGGCCAGTGCGGTCGCGGACGTCGCAGCGGCCCGTCGGGACTATCTCGACGAGTCCGGCGGTCGGTACGTGCACGTGATCGCCGACGGCGGGGTGGGCCGCAGCGGCGACCTCGTCAAGGCGATCGGCTGCGGCGCCGACGCCGTGATGCTCGGGGCGGCGTTGGCCCGGGCGAGCGAGGCGCCCGGCCGCGGCTGGCACTGGGGTCCCGAGGCCCACCACCCGCACCTGCCTCGTGGCGAGCGGGTCCGGGTCGGCACCGTCGGCACCCTGGAGGAGATCCTGCTCGGCCCCGGTACCAGGGCGGACGGCACCCTGAACCTGTTCGGCGCGCTCCGCCGGGCGATGGCGACCACGGGCTACTCCGACCTCAAGGAGTTCCAGCGTGTCGAGGTCGTCGTCTCCCCGTACAGCCCACGCTGACCCCGGTGAGTGCGTCGGAGACGTCAGCTGACGCCGTGCTGCCGGGTCCGCGGCCGGAGGTCCGGGAGGCGCTCGACGCGGACTCCGCGCGCATCGTCGAACTGTGGCACTCGTGCGGGCTGACCCGGCCGTGGAACGATCCGGGGACGGATCTGGCCCAGGCGCGGGCGGGTGGGACGTCGACCGTGCTGGTGCTCGAGACGCCCGACGGCGTGGCCGGCACGGTCATGGTCGGGCTCGACGGGCACCGGGGCTGGGTCTACTACCTGGCGGTCGACCCGGCGCACCGAGGGCTTGGCCACGGCCGTCGCCTGATGGTCGCCGCGGAGGCGTGGCTGCTCGGCGAGGGGGCCCGGAAGGTGCAGCTGATGGTCCGGGCGGGCAACGACGTCAGCGCGTTCTACCAGGCCCTCGGCTACGCCGATCAGAGCACGCAGGTGCTCGGACGTTGGCTCGAGGAACCGGCGGACCGACCACAGGACTGACACAGGACCGCTCGGCCGGCGCTGCGCCGTCGGGCCGGCGTCAGCCGACCAGGGCCACGGTGAGGGCCACGACGGCGAGCAGCGGGGCGACGCCCTGCACGGCCGCGGCGCGGGCCATGGCCCGGTTGCGGGTGACCAGGACGAGGGCGGCCAGCACCATCGAGCCCGCGCCGGCGTAGACCAGGGCGGCGCCCGGGCCGGTGACCCCGACGGCGAGCAGCACGATGCCGGTCGCGCTCATCACGGCGAGGAAGAGGTTGTAGAAGCCCTGGTTGTAGGCAAGGTCCGCGGACGAGGCGGCCTGCTCCGGGGTGGTTGCGAACGTGGCGCGTCCACGCGGGGTGTTCCACGCGAACGACTCGAGCACGAAGATGTAGACGTGCACCAGGGCGGCCAGCCCGGCGAGTACCTGCGCGAGCACCAGCATGAGGATCCCGTCCGTGGCTCTTCACCGGCGCCGATCGCCGATGCAGACCAGCCTCGCAGGCGCGCCGTGGTGCCCCATGCCGACACGCGGTGCGATCAGGTGCGGACCCGCCAGTTCGCCACCGCCGCGGCGGCCGCGCCGAGTGCCTCGTCGAGCGGCTCGACCTGCGGGTACCAGGTGCGTTCCCACTCGAGGGAGACCGGGCCGTGGTAGCCACCCTCCGCCAGCTCCTCGAGGACCTCGTCCATGGGGACGACGCCCGTCCCCTGCAGGACGGGCGTGGTGTCTGCGGCACTGACGGTGTCCTTGATCTGGACGTAGCCGCGGCCGTCGCGCAGGTGCGGGAGCAGAGCGGCGGCGGTGTCGGCCGGGCGTTCGCCGACGCGCCACGGGTGTAGCGCGTCCCAGATGACGCCGACCCGGTGGTCCGGGTCCGCGGCGCCGAGGAGGTCGAGCACCCTGGCGAGGTCGACGCCACGCGGGTGGGAGTCGTGTGTCTCGAGCAACGGCCGAACACCGAGGTCGGTCGCGACCGGGAGGGCGGCCGCCAGCCGTCGGACGATCCTGGCGTCGGCTGTTGCGGTGTCCTCGAGCAGCCGCGGCAACTCGTCCTTGCCGGCCGGGTGGGCCGGGGCGCCCGGGAACACCCGGACGAAGCCGGCCCCGAGATCGTCGGCCAGGTGCAGATGGGCGATGAGGGCGGCGACCACGGACTCGTCGTCGGTGACGGCACCCGCACGGATGCCACTTGCCACCGCGAGGACCTCGATGCCGGCGGCCTCCAGTTCCGCACGGATCCTGGTCCGCTCGGCCGTCGTCAGACCGGTGTGGATCAGAGCGTCCGGGGCGGCGCGCAACTCGACCAGGTCGACCTCGTGGCGGGTGACCACGTCGATCACGGTCGCGAGATCGTCACCCGGGGCGCCGAGCGTGGACGCACCGAGGCGCCAGTGCCCGCCTGTCACGCCATCACCCCCATCGCCTCCGACGTGACCTCTTCCTCGGCGGGCAGGCCCTCGGTGTACCGCGCCAGCTCCGTGAGGGCGCGGCGACTCATCATCCGGGTCTCGGCCCCCAGCGATCCGGCGATGTGGGGCGTGATCATCACGTTCGGGAGGTCATAGAGGATGGATCCAGCCGGCAGCGGCTCGGGATCGGTCACATCGAGGATCGCGTCGAGCCGTCCCGAGGCGCACTCCGCCTCGAGCGCCGTGGTGTCGACCAGGGAACCTCGTGAGGTGTTGATGAGGGTGGCGCCGTCGCGCATCAGTGCGAGCTGGGGGGCCGCGAGCATGTGGTGCGTGCTCGGCAACTGTGGGGCGTGCACGCTCACGACGTCCGAACTGGTCAGGAGCTCCTCGAGCCCGACGCGTCGCGCCCCGGCGGCCGCTATCCGGTCCGCGTCGACGAACGGGTCATAGACGAGCGTCTGGACCTGCAGGCCGAGCAGCCGCTGCGCAACCCGCGCACCGATCCGGGAGAACCCGATCAGGCCGATCGTGCGGTCGACGTTGCCGAGCTGGGCGCGATGACGGTGCTTGTAGGCCCAGTCCTCGCGGTGGCTGCGGGCGGCCTGGGCGAGGAACGGGGCCTTCTTGCCGGCGAACACGATCGCCGCGAAGGTGAACTGCGCGACCGGCTCCGCGTTCTCCTCGGCGGCTGTCGTCACACGGATCCCACGGGCCCAGAGCTCGTCGGAGACGAGGGATCGCACCGTGCCGGCGCAGTGGAAGACCGCCTGCAGGTGCGGCGCGGCGGCCAGGCGGTCGCCGTCCAGCCTCGGGCAACCCCACGACGTGATCAGGACCTCGGCGTCGGCGAGGCGGGCCCGTGCTGCGGGCGAGTCGAGTTCGGACACGGGAGTCGGGTCCGGACCGAGGTCGGCCAGCGTGTGCAGGCGCTCGAGCTCGGCGGGACCGAACTGCTCCGGGAAGACCCGGTCCTGCATCACGAGCAGGGCCTTGGGCCGGTGGCGCGGTGACATGGTTCCTCGTATCCCATCGTCGGGTGAGTGAGCGCATCCCATCATCGGGAGGTGCGTGGGCCTGGCTCGATTAGATCAAGTACGATCATGAACGTTACATGACGATCCGCATGGTAGCGGACTGATCATCGGCTCGTGCCGTGACACGAATCTGCCACTGCTCGTGGGACTGGAGTACCGAAGATGGACGACGAGTCAGCAGGCAGTCCGCGCGCCCTTCTGCCCGAAGATCGGCGTGAACGGCTCCTCGCCGTGCTCCAGGACGGTGCGACGCATCGAATCGACACGCTCGCCACGACGCTCGGCGTCACCGCCGTGACGGTGCGCCGCGACGTGGGGCTGCTCGCGCACGAGGGTCACGTGCACCGGGTCCGCGGCGGGGTGCGGCAGGTACGGGTCGCGGCGGACGCCCGCCTGGTGCCGGCCCGACAGACCAGCCGGGGCCTCATCCTCGGCATGGTGGTGCCGACCCTGCGTCACAACTACTGGCCGGAGATCGCCAGGGGCGCGACGGCCGCGGCCGACGAGCGCGGTGCGACCATCGCGCTACGGGGCTCGACCTATGAGCCGGCCGAATACCGCAGGGACGTCGAGGGTCTGCTCGAGACCACGCATGTGGACGGACTGATCCTGGCTCCGGACCCGCGGGTGGCCGAGCCCGATCTGGGGGAGTGGCTGGGGTCGCTCGGGGTGCCGGTGACGTTGGCGGAACGGCAGCTCGAGGTCGGGCGATACTCCCAGCCGATCGAGGCTGTCTCGACGGACCACGAACTCGGCGGGGTGCTGGCAGTGCGCTATCTGCACGCCCGCGGACATCGGAGGGTCGCGCTCATGGTCTCCGACTCGGTCACCGCGGGCCAGTTGCGGCAGGGCTGGCGTGCGGCCTGCGAGGAACTCGGGCTGCCGATCGACGGCACACCCGAGGCAACGATCAGGGTCTACTCCGACCCCGGCTGGCGGGCGGCTCTGGACGAGTTCATCGAGCGGATGCGGGCCAGCGCCGCCACCGCTGTCCTCGTGCACCCGGACGACGATGCGCTCGAGCTCGTCGGCCGCTGCGCCGAAGTGGGCGTCCGGGTGCCCGAGGACCTCTCGGTGATCAGCTACAACGATGAGGTGGCGAACCTCGCGTCGCCCGCGATCACCGCCATGAGCCCACCGAAGGCGATGATCGGGCGGTACGCCGTGGAACTGATGCTCTCCAGGCTCGCGCCCGGCGGATCCGACCTGCCCGTCCGCCGAGTCATCCTCACTCCGGCACTGAACGAGCGTGCCTCGACGGCGCGGGTCTGACGCGCCGCGGTGCCGTCACGCCGTGGCGGGGAGCGCAGCAGTCGCTTCGGTCGCGCCGATGTGATGTAGCATGCTCAGCACTGAACACGCGTGAGCAGAGATGTTCAGTATTGAGCAGACTGAGGCAACAAACGGCAACAAGGCGGGGCCGCACCCACGGCGTGGCTAGCGTCACAACTGAAGCCCACCCGCGTCCATCGTCGGACCCGGACCCCACAAGTACACAGACCTCCGCACACGTGAGCTCCGCAGATCCCCCGGCGGCACGTCGGCACGACAGGTGCCAGCGGTTCACCACTCACAGGGGGTGGGTCAGAGCACCCACCCCAGATCCGAAAGGACCAAGCAATGACGCTTCGCAGACGAGACTTCCTGGCCGCATCCGGTGTGTCCATCTCCGCGCTCGCCCTCGCGGCCTGCTCCGGCGGCGGCAGCGGTGGTGGCGGCAACGGCGGTGGCGGCGGCGGCGGAGAGATCTCGATCCTCACGCCCGAGTTCGCGGGCACCACGGGCAAGGCGGCGTTCGAGGGCGGCATTCTGGACGGCTTCTTCGAGGGCAGCGACTTCACCTACAAGGTCGACTACACGGACTGGACGAAGCTGAACGAGAAGCTGTCCACCTCGGTGGCAGGTGGCCTGGTCGCTGACATGATCATGCCCGGGGCGGGCTGGGTGGAGCCGTTCGCCCACAAGGGCGTCCTGACCGAACTGCCGGAGTCGCTGCTGGACGGGCTCCCGGTCAACGAGAACCTGCTCGCCCAGTGCCGCTACGAGGGCACGCTGCACGCACTGCCGTTCTTCGTCGACGGTCGCATCTGCATCTACAACAGGGCGATGTTCGACGCGGCGGGCATCGCCGACATCCCCACCAACCTGGATGACCTGCGCGAGGCGCTCAAGGAGGTCACGCCGGACGGCGGCGTGGGCATCGACCTGTTCTCCTCGAACATCCGCCAGACCTGGAGCCACCTCCTCGGCTGCTTCGGCGGGCGGCTGTTCAACGACGACGGCACCGAGGTGACCTTCACCGACGGCACCGGGGTGGCGGCGCTGCAGTACATGCTCGACCTCGTCGCCGACGGCACCGCGAACTTCGACGTCAAGGGCGCCGAGGGCCAACCCCGCCCGTGGCAGCAGGGGCAGGCGGCCGTCGACCTGCTCAACTCGAGCCTCTGGCCGTCCTTCACGGAGCAGAGCCCGGACCTGGTCACCGAGGACGCGATGGGGATGTTCCTGCTGCCGTCCGCCGAGACCGGCGGGGACCCGGTGATGTGGACCGGTGGCACGCTGCTGACCATGTCCTCCCGCAGCGCGAACCCGGAGAAGGTCCAGGAGCTCATGAGCTACATGCTCGAAGCCGGCCCACTGCTGACCGCGGTCACCGAGAGTGGCAAGGTGCCGGCCCGGACCGACATCGACGACCCGGTCGTGACCGACAACCTCATGGCGCAGTACACGATCGACAACTTCGACTACGCCACGGCGTTCGAGGGCGGCAGCCCTGCCTGGATGGAGATCCGTGGCCTGGTCGCGCCCGAGCTCGAGGCGGCCGTCACCGGCCAGAAGACGGCGCAGCAGGCCATCGACGCCCTCGCGGCGGCCTCCCAGGACGCGCTCTCGCGCGTCTGAGCCGGAAAGCTCGTCAGGAACAGTCGATGAGTACCAACACGGTCGACAGGCAGACCCTGTCCACGACCCGACGACGTCGAGTGCCCACGCTGACCCAGCGGCAGGGGCGTTGGGGTTTGTTGTTCGCCGCCCCGGCGACGGTTCAGATCGCTCTGTGGACGGGCCTGCCCGTCCTTGTGTCGATCATTCTGAGCTTCACGAACTACGACATGCTGAACCCGCCGGAGTTCCTCGGGTTCGACAACTATGTGACCCTCGCGAACGACCCGGTGTTCTGGAAGGCGCTGGGCAACAACTTCATCATGGCGATCGTCGGGATCCCGATCTCGATCCTGATCTCGTTGGCATTGGCCGTCATGCTGAACCAGGGCCTTCGGGGAAACTCGATCTTCCGG
Coding sequences within:
- a CDS encoding extracellular solute-binding protein — translated: MTLRRRDFLAASGVSISALALAACSGGGSGGGGNGGGGGGGEISILTPEFAGTTGKAAFEGGILDGFFEGSDFTYKVDYTDWTKLNEKLSTSVAGGLVADMIMPGAGWVEPFAHKGVLTELPESLLDGLPVNENLLAQCRYEGTLHALPFFVDGRICIYNRAMFDAAGIADIPTNLDDLREALKEVTPDGGVGIDLFSSNIRQTWSHLLGCFGGRLFNDDGTEVTFTDGTGVAALQYMLDLVADGTANFDVKGAEGQPRPWQQGQAAVDLLNSSLWPSFTEQSPDLVTEDAMGMFLLPSAETGGDPVMWTGGTLLTMSSRSANPEKVQELMSYMLEAGPLLTAVTESGKVPARTDIDDPVVTDNLMAQYTIDNFDYATAFEGGSPAWMEIRGLVAPELEAAVTGQKTAQQAIDALAAASQDALSRV